The following are encoded in a window of Acinonyx jubatus isolate Ajub_Pintada_27869175 chromosome D4, VMU_Ajub_asm_v1.0, whole genome shotgun sequence genomic DNA:
- the CCL21 gene encoding C-C motif chemokine 21 codes for MAQSLALSLLVLVLAFCIPWTQGSDGGAQDCCLKYSLRKIPAQVVRSYRKQEPSRGCPISAILFSPRKRSQPELCANPKETWVQQLMQRLDKPPAPRKQVQGCKRDKGAPKSGKKGKGSKGCKRTEQPQTPKGS; via the exons ATGGCTCAGTCATTGGCTCTGAGCCTCCTTGTCCTGGTCCTGGCCTTCTGCATCCCCTGGACCCAAG GCAGTGATGGAGGGGCGCAGGATTGTTGCCTCAAGTACAGCCTAAGGAAGATTCCCGCCCAGGTTGTCCGCAGCTACCGGAAGCAGGAGCCAAGCAGGGGCTGCCCCATCTCAGCTATCCT GTTCTCACCTCGGAAGCGCTCTCAGCCAGAGCTATGCGCAAACCCTAAAGAGACCTGGGTGCAGCAGCTGATGCAACGTCTGGACAAGCCACCAGCCCCACGGAAACAAGTCCAGGGCTGTAAGAGGGACAAaggagcccccaagtctggcaaGAAGGGAAAGGGCTCCAAAGGCTGTAAGAG GACTGAACAGCCACAGACCCCAAAAGGGTCATAG